In Zingiber officinale cultivar Zhangliang chromosome 1A, Zo_v1.1, whole genome shotgun sequence, a genomic segment contains:
- the LOC121999726 gene encoding integrin-linked protein kinase 1-like has translation MRIKCGSAFIDELALLQKIRHPNVVQFLGAVTQSSPMMIVTEYLPKGDLRAYLNKKRPSQRMAIKFALDIARGMNYLHEHKPEAIIHRDLEPSNILQDDSGHLKVADFGISKMLKMTKTVREDKPLTSLDTAFERIHCPRGPPQ, from the exons ATGAGGATAAAGTGTGG GAGTGCGTTTATTGATGAGCTTGCCTTACTTCAAAAAATAAGGCATCCAAATGTAGTGCAGTTCCTGGGAGCTGTTACTCAAAGTAGTCCAATGATGATTGTCACCGAGTATTTACCAAAG GGTGATCTTCGTGCTTATTTGAATAAGAAGCGCCCAAGTCAGAGGATGGCGATCAAGTTTGCACTTGATATTGCTAG AGGCATGAATTACTTGCATGAGCATAAACCAGAAGCCATCATTCACCGTGATCTTGAGCCATC AAATATCTTGCAGGATGATTCTGGACATCTAAAAGTAGCAGACTTTGGAATTAGCAAGATGTTAAAAATGACAAAAACTGTAAGGGAGGATAAGCCTTTAACTTCTCTAGACACCGCATTTGA GCGGATACATTGCCCCAGAGGTCCTCCGCAATGA